Proteins encoded together in one Chitinophaga sp. LS1 window:
- a CDS encoding LacI family DNA-binding transcriptional regulator: protein MKERTSKVTIYDIAKSLNLSASTVSRALQNNTLINQETREKVRQTATDMGYVPNWIASSLRKKRSNILGLIVPRTSMYFQSTAISGIQHEAHKYGFSIVIGQSDDTVAMEKELVQTFYSLRVDGLLAVSSMFTTTFEHFNPFIKNNIPLVFYDRVPADFNGYTITGDDFRGGYLATEHLIKQGCKRIAHFSGILTCNLYQQRLSGYKAALAQYGLPFDESLIYVHNLTADAAITAARQLLSQEVLPDGLFSTNDTSAIAFIQEARQFNIQIPEQIKVVGYSNDASSRIISPSLSTIEQSGYSMGQKAVEILVQLINQDETVKITQNFVFPVELIERASSKV from the coding sequence GTGAAAGAACGCACTTCAAAAGTCACCATTTACGACATAGCTAAGTCGCTAAATCTCTCTGCTTCCACGGTCTCAAGGGCACTGCAAAACAATACCCTGATTAATCAGGAGACACGTGAAAAAGTAAGACAGACTGCCACTGATATGGGTTATGTCCCCAACTGGATCGCATCCAGTCTTCGAAAGAAACGCTCCAACATTCTGGGGCTGATTGTTCCACGTACTTCCATGTATTTCCAAAGCACTGCTATCAGCGGTATCCAGCACGAAGCACATAAATATGGCTTCAGCATTGTGATTGGTCAATCTGATGATACGGTTGCGATGGAAAAAGAACTGGTGCAAACCTTTTATTCTTTAAGAGTAGATGGATTACTGGCGGTTTCTTCGATGTTTACCACCACGTTTGAACATTTCAATCCCTTTATCAAGAACAACATTCCGCTGGTATTCTATGATCGGGTACCAGCCGACTTCAATGGTTATACCATTACGGGTGATGATTTCAGGGGAGGGTACCTGGCAACGGAGCACCTGATCAAACAAGGATGCAAACGTATTGCTCATTTTTCGGGTATTCTGACGTGTAATTTGTATCAGCAACGATTAAGTGGTTATAAGGCTGCTTTAGCGCAATATGGCCTTCCTTTTGACGAATCCCTGATATATGTGCATAACCTGACTGCTGATGCAGCTATTACTGCTGCCAGACAGTTATTATCTCAGGAAGTATTACCGGATGGATTATTTTCTACGAATGATACTTCGGCTATAGCCTTCATCCAGGAGGCGAGACAATTTAATATTCAGATACCGGAACAGATTAAGGTAGTGGGTTATTCCAATGACGCATCATCCCGCATTATTTCTCCTTCGCTAAGTACGATAGAGCAATCCGGTTATTCAATGGGGCAAAAAGCTGTAGAGATTTTAGTGCAATTGATCAACCAGGATGAGACGGTGAAGATTACGCAGAATTTTGTATTTCCTGTTGAATTAATAGAACGAGCTTCCAGCAAGGTATAA
- a CDS encoding zinc-dependent metalloprotease, whose protein sequence is MNKRFIRSSAAFFFSSFLLITGTFSPAAAQRRKKHEGNTTPTDSTARPPLPAKSGPKTAPKKFSDVITASARTDSGLFIIYKQDDKIFFEIPDSILGRDILVVNRISKSAAGLRSSMYGYSGDEIGENVIRFDKGPNDRIFLKNISYTEISKDSSQPMFQAVMNSNIQPIAAAFDIKAFSDSAHNSVIDLTDYIQGDNDIFFFDPRTKSGLKLGGVQPDKSYIVDVKSYPINTEIKTVKTYSKSGGGQGPGGNSPSGNATLELNTSMILLPATPMKSRYFDPRVGFFTTSVTDFDADPQGVKRLSMVTRWRLEPKPEDREKYNRGELVEPAKPIIFYIDPATPKKWVPYLIQGVNDWQTAFEQAGFKNAIIAKMAPTPAEDSTWSLEDARFSAIVYKPSDIPNASGPHVHDPRSGEILESHINWYHNVMRLLRNWYFVQCAPNDPRARKIEFDDQLMGELIRFVSSHEVGHTLGLRHNFGSSSAYPVEKLRDKEWVRANGHAPSIMDYARFNYVAQPGDGITGADLYPRINFYDKWAIEWGYRQIPGVTDPTAEQPILNKWTIEKLKDKKYWFGTEMNPDDPRSQNEDLGDNAMKASEYGIKNLQRIMPNLITWTSSPNEGYANLSELYKEINTQFGRYMGHVAKNIGGIYETPKTVEQEGGVYAAVPKATQQEAVKFLQQQLFTTPKWLLDKEILSRTGNNATAIISARQNPILQRIMSSGTLTKLINSEANEGNNTYTAITLLTDLKKGIFSELTTHQAIDVFRRNLQKNYVDNLVGLISEPPANSGDGMMIVIGPATSISATPADVSSIARAQLVALKGEVKAAAATAGDNMSRYHLNDLYEKINQALDPK, encoded by the coding sequence ATGAATAAACGTTTTATCCGCTCCTCTGCGGCTTTCTTTTTCAGTTCCTTTCTGCTGATTACAGGGACTTTCAGCCCTGCTGCAGCCCAAAGAAGAAAAAAACATGAGGGTAACACCACACCCACCGACTCCACTGCACGCCCTCCACTGCCTGCTAAAAGTGGTCCTAAAACCGCACCAAAAAAGTTCAGTGATGTCATCACAGCCAGCGCCAGAACGGATTCCGGACTGTTCATTATCTACAAACAAGATGATAAAATCTTCTTCGAAATACCCGATTCCATTCTGGGAAGAGATATCCTCGTAGTAAACCGTATCTCTAAATCTGCTGCCGGCCTGCGCTCTTCTATGTATGGTTATAGCGGTGATGAAATAGGGGAAAATGTGATCCGCTTTGATAAAGGTCCAAATGACAGGATATTCCTGAAAAACATCTCCTACACTGAGATTTCAAAAGATTCCAGTCAACCGATGTTCCAGGCCGTGATGAATTCTAATATCCAACCTATTGCAGCGGCCTTTGATATCAAAGCTTTCTCCGACAGCGCTCACAATAGCGTGATTGACCTCACAGATTACATCCAGGGTGATAATGATATCTTCTTCTTTGATCCGCGTACCAAGTCAGGACTCAAACTGGGCGGGGTACAGCCTGATAAATCTTATATCGTGGATGTGAAGTCTTACCCCATCAATACGGAGATCAAAACGGTGAAAACCTATTCCAAATCCGGTGGTGGTCAGGGCCCTGGAGGTAACTCTCCAAGTGGCAATGCTACGCTGGAACTGAATACTTCTATGATCCTTCTGCCTGCTACCCCGATGAAGAGCAGGTACTTTGATCCACGCGTTGGTTTCTTTACTACCTCTGTGACTGACTTTGATGCTGATCCACAAGGTGTGAAAAGATTATCGATGGTCACCCGCTGGCGCCTGGAGCCCAAACCGGAAGATAGAGAAAAGTATAACCGCGGGGAACTCGTGGAACCCGCGAAACCCATCATATTCTACATAGACCCCGCTACTCCTAAAAAGTGGGTGCCTTACCTGATTCAGGGTGTCAATGACTGGCAAACTGCATTTGAACAGGCAGGATTTAAAAATGCGATCATTGCTAAAATGGCCCCTACCCCAGCGGAAGATTCTACCTGGAGCCTGGAAGATGCCCGTTTTTCAGCAATCGTATACAAGCCTTCTGATATTCCTAATGCAAGTGGTCCGCATGTGCATGATCCCCGTTCCGGTGAGATCCTCGAAAGCCATATCAACTGGTATCACAACGTGATGCGCTTATTGCGTAACTGGTACTTTGTACAATGTGCGCCCAACGATCCAAGAGCACGTAAGATTGAATTCGATGATCAGCTGATGGGTGAACTCATTCGCTTTGTTTCTTCTCATGAAGTAGGACATACCCTGGGCCTCCGTCATAACTTCGGTTCCAGCTCTGCATACCCTGTGGAAAAACTGAGAGATAAGGAATGGGTCAGGGCTAACGGCCACGCCCCCTCTATTATGGACTATGCACGTTTTAACTATGTTGCACAACCAGGAGATGGAATTACCGGTGCTGACCTCTACCCTCGTATTAACTTCTATGATAAGTGGGCCATTGAATGGGGATATCGCCAGATTCCTGGTGTGACTGATCCGACTGCAGAACAGCCTATCTTGAATAAATGGACCATCGAAAAACTGAAGGATAAGAAATATTGGTTTGGTACTGAAATGAATCCTGACGATCCAAGATCTCAGAATGAAGACCTGGGTGATAATGCTATGAAAGCAAGTGAGTATGGTATTAAAAACCTGCAGCGCATTATGCCTAACCTCATTACATGGACAAGTTCTCCAAATGAAGGTTATGCTAATCTCAGCGAATTGTACAAAGAGATCAATACACAGTTTGGCAGGTACATGGGCCATGTGGCTAAAAACATAGGTGGAATATATGAGACGCCAAAAACTGTAGAGCAGGAAGGTGGCGTATATGCCGCTGTTCCCAAAGCAACACAGCAGGAGGCCGTAAAGTTCTTACAACAACAATTATTCACCACGCCAAAATGGTTACTTGATAAAGAGATCCTGAGCCGTACTGGTAATAACGCCACTGCTATCATCAGTGCCCGTCAGAATCCAATTCTTCAACGCATCATGAGTTCCGGTACATTGACAAAACTGATCAACTCAGAAGCAAATGAAGGCAACAATACATATACAGCTATTACCCTGCTGACCGATCTGAAAAAAGGAATCTTTAGTGAACTGACTACACATCAGGCAATCGACGTATTCCGCAGGAACCTGCAAAAGAATTATGTGGATAACCTGGTGGGCCTGATCAGTGAACCACCTGCCAATTCCGGTGATGGAATGATGATCGTGATTGGTCCAGCCACCAGTATTTCTGCTACACCTGCTGATGTAAGCAGCATTGCACGTGCACAACTAGTTGCATTGAAAGGTGAAGTGAAAGCTGCTGCTGCAACAGCCGGAGATAACATGAGCCGTTATCATCTGAATGATTTGTATGAGAAGATTAACCAAGCTTTAGATCCTAAATAA
- a CDS encoding MotA/TolQ/ExbB proton channel family protein yields the protein MAETKTTVTAASAKANSSHQPKKSNNAFAMLAVPVCIVIGILFYMFVLGNPNNFQGGVINDNSHPVEEGLGKWFGTVYMGGIIVPILISVLLICITFVIERFLYISRAKGKFSGAELVRKVQYHLANKNVDAALAECDKQKGSVGNVLKAGLKKYKEMITNTELDTEQKIQAIKQEIEETTSLELPMMEKNLVFLSTIASVATLLGLFGTVLGMIKSFSAMSASGAPDSGKLAGGISEALINTALGISTSAVAIIMYNYFTTNIDSITYAIDESGFTLTQSFAANHK from the coding sequence ATGGCTGAGACTAAAACAACTGTGACTGCAGCTTCTGCCAAAGCGAATTCATCTCATCAACCTAAGAAATCAAACAATGCATTTGCAATGCTGGCTGTGCCTGTTTGTATCGTAATAGGTATTCTTTTTTACATGTTTGTATTAGGTAATCCTAACAACTTCCAGGGTGGTGTTATCAACGACAACTCACATCCGGTTGAAGAAGGATTAGGCAAATGGTTTGGTACAGTTTACATGGGTGGTATCATCGTACCTATCCTGATCTCTGTATTACTGATTTGTATCACTTTCGTAATCGAGCGTTTCCTCTATATCTCCAGAGCGAAAGGTAAGTTTAGCGGTGCTGAGCTGGTAAGAAAGGTTCAATATCACCTGGCTAACAAAAATGTTGACGCTGCTCTGGCTGAGTGCGACAAACAAAAAGGTTCCGTTGGTAATGTACTGAAAGCTGGTCTGAAGAAGTACAAAGAAATGATCACTAACACTGAGCTGGATACTGAGCAGAAAATTCAGGCTATCAAGCAAGAGATCGAAGAAACAACTTCCCTGGAACTGCCTATGATGGAAAAGAACCTGGTGTTCCTGTCCACTATTGCTTCCGTAGCTACCCTGTTAGGTCTGTTTGGTACAGTATTGGGTATGATCAAATCCTTCTCTGCGATGTCAGCTTCTGGTGCTCCGGATTCTGGTAAACTGGCAGGTGGTATCTCTGAAGCGTTGATCAACACCGCTCTGGGTATCTCTACTTCAGCAGTTGCGATCATCATGTATAACTACTTTACTACAAACATTGATAGCATCACTTACGCTATCGACGAGTCTGGCTTTACTTTAACTCAGAGCTTCGCTGCGAACCACAAATAA
- a CDS encoding ExbD/TolR family protein translates to MPKVKMARKSTLVDMTAMCDVAFLLLTFFMLATKFKPDEPVTVVTPSSINTKLLPDSDVIMLTIDENGRVFFSMDGQPKRQRLIEDLNTQYKLGLDAKEMNNFIIGSSVGTELKNLKSYLALKTAERKKSGLETGIPTDSANNEVAVWIEYARSAQGGNPRLQYCIKADNSTPYPKIKDVLDTFKKKGIQKLNLVTNLEAPPPGTAAALARAQGGDKKEE, encoded by the coding sequence ATGCCAAAAGTTAAAATGGCTAGGAAGAGCACGCTGGTTGACATGACCGCGATGTGTGATGTGGCTTTCCTGCTGCTCACGTTCTTCATGCTGGCGACTAAGTTTAAGCCGGATGAACCGGTAACTGTGGTAACTCCGTCTTCAATCAACACCAAATTGTTGCCTGATTCCGATGTAATCATGTTAACAATTGACGAGAATGGAAGGGTATTCTTTAGTATGGATGGCCAGCCTAAACGTCAGAGACTGATCGAAGACCTGAATACCCAGTATAAATTGGGTCTGGATGCAAAAGAGATGAACAACTTCATTATCGGTTCCAGTGTTGGTACTGAGCTGAAGAATCTCAAATCTTACCTCGCGCTGAAAACAGCAGAACGTAAGAAATCCGGTCTCGAAACAGGTATCCCTACTGATTCCGCTAACAATGAGGTAGCAGTATGGATCGAGTATGCAAGATCTGCACAGGGTGGTAACCCCAGATTGCAGTATTGTATAAAGGCTGATAATAGCACCCCTTATCCTAAGATCAAGGACGTGCTGGATACTTTCAAAAAGAAAGGTATTCAGAAGCTGAATCTGGTGACTAACCTTGAGGCACCACCTCCAGGTACTGCTGCTGCTTTGGCTCGTGCACAAGGCGGTGACAAGAAAGAAGAATAG
- a CDS encoding ExbD/TolR family protein — protein MAEMDTSSSGGGKKHQGTKSKKHSTRVDMTPMVDLGFLLITFFMLTTTMSKPKTMDLIMPKDTKNEEEQNKVKESTALTILLGKDNRVYYYEGLAQDPSASANPDFFKATSFANKDGIRDVIIKKRDDVAKLRNAKGEPEDVVVIIKADDDAKYKNFVDILDEMAINRIQRYATVDISDQDKTWIHQTEAANGGGGGNQ, from the coding sequence ATGGCAGAAATGGATACCAGCAGTAGTGGCGGTGGGAAGAAACACCAGGGTACCAAATCCAAAAAGCATTCTACCCGTGTAGACATGACTCCGATGGTGGACCTCGGCTTTCTCTTGATCACCTTCTTCATGTTGACTACTACCATGAGCAAGCCCAAAACAATGGACTTGATCATGCCGAAGGATACAAAGAATGAAGAAGAGCAAAACAAGGTTAAGGAAAGTACAGCCCTCACTATATTGCTTGGAAAAGACAATCGAGTATACTATTATGAAGGCTTAGCACAGGACCCAAGTGCCTCTGCTAATCCTGATTTTTTCAAGGCGACTAGCTTTGCTAATAAAGATGGCATCCGCGATGTTATCATTAAAAAGCGGGATGATGTTGCAAAATTGAGAAATGCAAAAGGTGAGCCTGAAGATGTTGTAGTGATTATCAAGGCAGATGATGATGCCAAGTATAAGAACTTTGTAGACATCCTGGATGAAATGGCTATCAACCGTATTCAACGTTACGCTACTGTCGACATCAGCGACCAGGATAAAACCTGGATCCATCAGACAGAAGCTGCTAACGGCGGTGGTGGCGGCAACCAGTAA
- a CDS encoding energy transducer TonB yields the protein MDTAKILNSDFLDILFENRNKEYGAYDLRRQYNKRVRNALIGSAALMLLVIVGYAINTAIMKAERDNPNKPVIETIKMEDVKIPDDPKTPPPPPPPPAPPPPVKPSVQFTPPIIKKDSEVPPDEVPPKQEDLKDKAVSTKTVEGDPNGIDPGLLEDSKGTGVVEAPPAPAKEEIFTFVEQPPTFPGGEEALAKFLSKNIHYPRVAQENAISGTVFVQFVVDSEGNIKDVKTVGAAKGGGLEEEAIRVVKIMPKWKAGKQNGRQVSVQFNLPIRFTLQE from the coding sequence ATGGATACCGCTAAAATCTTAAACTCCGACTTTCTGGATATCCTGTTTGAGAACAGGAATAAGGAATATGGAGCTTATGACCTTAGAAGACAATACAACAAAAGGGTGCGCAATGCCCTCATCGGCAGCGCAGCGCTGATGTTGCTTGTTATCGTAGGTTACGCTATCAATACAGCGATAATGAAGGCTGAAAGGGATAACCCTAACAAGCCCGTTATCGAAACAATCAAGATGGAGGACGTAAAGATCCCAGATGATCCAAAAACACCTCCTCCACCTCCACCGCCACCAGCTCCACCGCCACCGGTGAAGCCTTCAGTGCAGTTCACGCCTCCCATTATCAAAAAAGATAGTGAAGTGCCACCAGATGAGGTGCCACCTAAACAAGAGGACTTGAAAGATAAAGCTGTAAGTACTAAAACAGTAGAAGGTGATCCTAATGGTATCGACCCAGGATTGCTGGAAGACAGTAAAGGTACAGGTGTGGTAGAAGCTCCTCCAGCTCCGGCTAAAGAAGAGATCTTCACATTCGTAGAACAGCCTCCTACCTTCCCAGGTGGTGAAGAAGCACTCGCGAAGTTCCTGAGCAAAAACATCCACTATCCTCGCGTAGCACAGGAAAATGCGATCTCAGGTACTGTATTCGTACAGTTCGTAGTAGACTCAGAAGGTAACATCAAAGATGTGAAAACTGTAGGTGCTGCGAAAGGTGGTGGTCTTGAAGAAGAAGCTATCCGCGTGGTGAAAATCATGCCTAAATGGAAAGCTGGTAAACAGAACGGCCGTCAGGTATCAGTTCAGTTCAACCTGCCTATCCGCTTCACACTGCAAGAGTAG
- the mnmE gene encoding tRNA uridine-5-carboxymethylaminomethyl(34) synthesis GTPase MnmE, producing the protein MMLGNNLTGYDDTIVAPATAAGVGAIAVLRLNGANAIDICNQLFPAKDLHKQASHTLHFGSIVENGRTIDEVVVGLYKAPRSYTGENIVEISCHGSPYIQQQIIDACIRAGARMAKPGEYTMRAFLNGKLDLTQAESVADLIASNSAASHQTAMQQMRGGFSKELFALREQLISFSALIELELDFSQEDVEFADRTSFYKLISEAMQVVKHLADSFQMGNVIKNGVNTAIVGKPNAGKSTLLNTLLNENRAIVSDIAGTTRDTIEEILNIQGILFRLIDTAGIRESNDTIESIGVQKTMEKIREAGVVLYMFDVNQTSVEDLHEQIDAFKKDNINYLLVGNKTDIAGLEANKSKFRGMEDILYISARQHEHIEDLKNRLVHKVMSGDINTEATIVTNARHHAALQEVMKSLIDVKNGLDNQLPGDLLSLDIRRCLHFLGEITGQITNEDQLDFIFSKFCIGK; encoded by the coding sequence ATGATGCTCGGGAATAATCTTACAGGATATGATGATACTATTGTAGCCCCCGCTACTGCCGCCGGTGTAGGCGCTATTGCTGTACTGCGCCTCAATGGAGCCAATGCCATTGATATCTGCAACCAGCTCTTTCCAGCCAAAGACCTGCATAAACAGGCCAGCCATACCTTACATTTCGGTAGCATCGTGGAGAATGGTCGTACCATTGATGAAGTAGTCGTGGGCCTTTATAAAGCGCCCCGCTCTTACACCGGTGAAAACATCGTGGAAATCTCCTGTCATGGTTCTCCCTACATCCAACAACAAATCATCGATGCCTGTATTCGTGCCGGCGCCAGAATGGCAAAACCCGGTGAGTATACCATGCGTGCCTTCCTGAATGGCAAGCTGGACCTGACCCAGGCAGAATCTGTAGCCGACCTGATTGCCAGTAACTCTGCCGCCAGCCACCAGACAGCCATGCAACAGATGAGAGGTGGATTCTCAAAAGAACTTTTCGCGCTCAGAGAACAACTCATCAGCTTCTCTGCACTGATTGAACTGGAACTGGATTTCAGTCAGGAAGATGTGGAATTTGCTGACCGTACCTCATTCTATAAACTCATCAGCGAAGCGATGCAGGTGGTCAAGCACCTGGCTGATTCCTTCCAGATGGGGAATGTGATTAAGAATGGCGTGAACACTGCCATCGTCGGCAAACCCAACGCCGGAAAATCAACCCTGCTCAATACCCTGCTCAATGAAAACCGTGCTATTGTAAGTGACATAGCCGGCACTACCCGCGATACGATCGAGGAAATCCTCAATATCCAGGGCATCCTGTTCAGATTGATCGATACAGCTGGTATCCGCGAAAGCAATGACACTATTGAAAGTATCGGTGTGCAAAAGACCATGGAGAAAATTCGTGAGGCCGGTGTAGTGTTATACATGTTTGATGTGAACCAGACCAGTGTTGAAGACCTGCATGAACAGATCGATGCCTTTAAAAAAGATAATATCAACTACCTGCTGGTAGGGAATAAAACTGATATCGCCGGACTGGAAGCCAATAAATCCAAATTCAGGGGCATGGAAGACATCTTGTATATCTCCGCCCGCCAGCATGAGCATATCGAAGACCTGAAAAACCGTCTGGTACATAAAGTCATGAGTGGAGATATCAACACGGAAGCGACCATTGTGACCAATGCCCGCCACCATGCAGCCCTGCAGGAAGTGATGAAGTCCCTCATCGATGTAAAGAATGGATTAGACAATCAGTTGCCTGGTGACCTGCTGTCGCTGGATATCAGACGTTGTCTGCATTTCCTTGGTGAGATCACCGGACAGATCACAAATGAGGACCAGCTGGATTTTATCTTCAGCAAGTTCTGTATCGGGAAATAA
- a CDS encoding alkaline phosphatase family protein, translating into MKKILLVPALLMLAFTTFAQQAEHVILITIDGFRPDFYQDASWGMVNLRMMKDSGAYADGVNSVFPTVTYPNHTSLITGVTPMKHGIYYNTPYEPKGATGVWYFYYDSLKVPTLFDAVHKAGKKSASVIWPVTVHAPVDYNIPDVWPLDKNKDRRVAMAEYGNPSTLWQEVQDSATGKIQEDDWAMNNGELIFDENIARISGYLIQKYKPAFITLHFPCTDHYEHQIGRDGYLVRKSVSGADRAIGTILEAVKRAGIADNTTIIVTGDHGFVNIEKSFNPNVLLVKNAIKAQFHACGGSAFLHLEDKNDEATVDKVIAILKALPADQQKMFRILDRQQLDKIGADPNAAMAITALGHVTIGSSKKGEFIKPAKGGTHGYYPDFKEIQTGFVAYGAGIKQGGHVKEMNVTDVAPIIAELLKLDLGKVDGKVPAGVIK; encoded by the coding sequence ATGAAAAAGATATTACTCGTTCCCGCATTACTCATGCTGGCATTCACCACCTTCGCCCAACAGGCGGAGCATGTCATCTTAATAACCATTGATGGCTTTAGACCCGACTTTTACCAGGACGCTTCCTGGGGAATGGTAAACCTGCGTATGATGAAAGATAGCGGGGCCTATGCGGATGGTGTCAACAGCGTATTTCCAACTGTAACCTATCCCAATCACACCTCTCTCATCACAGGTGTTACACCAATGAAGCACGGTATTTATTACAACACTCCTTACGAGCCAAAGGGGGCGACCGGTGTATGGTATTTCTATTACGATTCATTGAAAGTACCAACCCTCTTTGATGCCGTACACAAAGCCGGGAAGAAATCTGCCAGTGTGATCTGGCCCGTAACAGTACATGCACCGGTTGATTATAACATTCCTGATGTATGGCCATTGGACAAAAACAAAGACAGAAGGGTCGCGATGGCTGAATATGGAAATCCATCCACGCTTTGGCAGGAAGTACAAGATAGCGCTACGGGCAAAATACAGGAAGATGACTGGGCGATGAACAACGGAGAATTGATCTTTGATGAAAACATTGCCAGAATCAGCGGTTACCTGATTCAGAAATATAAACCAGCTTTCATTACCCTACACTTCCCATGTACTGATCACTACGAACACCAGATTGGTCGTGACGGTTACCTTGTCAGAAAATCAGTATCCGGTGCTGACAGAGCCATCGGTACTATTCTGGAAGCAGTGAAGAGAGCTGGTATTGCCGATAACACGACCATCATCGTTACCGGTGACCATGGGTTTGTGAATATTGAAAAGTCTTTTAATCCAAATGTATTATTGGTTAAAAACGCTATCAAGGCGCAATTCCACGCCTGCGGCGGTTCTGCTTTCCTTCACCTGGAAGATAAGAACGACGAAGCAACTGTGGATAAGGTGATCGCCATACTGAAAGCCTTACCCGCTGACCAGCAGAAAATGTTCAGGATCTTAGATCGTCAGCAACTGGATAAAATAGGTGCTGATCCCAATGCGGCTATGGCTATTACAGCTTTAGGTCATGTAACGATTGGTAGTTCAAAGAAAGGAGAATTCATCAAGCCCGCTAAAGGTGGTACCCATGGCTACTATCCTGACTTCAAAGAAATTCAGACCGGCTTTGTCGCTTATGGTGCTGGTATCAAACAGGGTGGACATGTCAAAGAAATGAACGTCACTGATGTAGCCCCTATCATTGCTGAATTGTTGAAACTCGACTTAGGCAAGGTAGATGGCAAAGTGCCTGCAGGCGTAATAAAATAA